The Lycium barbarum isolate Lr01 chromosome 10, ASM1917538v2, whole genome shotgun sequence genome includes a region encoding these proteins:
- the LOC132613610 gene encoding F-box protein SKIP14-like, with protein MALNFSHRPVFPAHISEDNLVAPMRIVNGYLVEGVPEKNVENFARSGFDYGYGGKRVENCDSSESVSGDIVDLLPADPFGMDISTTITAISGWLEDLGVDYGGCRRNNHVGPSNNEDYGLFAGLNYIWNDAMRFHQSFPSSHHVRSDDLSCADSSLSMPHPCRILQKCATFGESDKHPSTFLKSQSTVELNRGDQVNWFIGERDMRDALAHVGLGSACNVGDIAGVNNNVGSGSFLPETMEAAACATSCSVGEDEGAPHEALSFALGYLGVKDLLNVESVCRSLQVTVKNDPLLWRSIHIESPLNEISDDILLQLTSRAQGNLQCLSLLECSRITDDGLRRVLDSNPRLTKLFVPACTRLSVDGIVNMLKSYNCQRDIMGIKHLRIGGLYGITHEHVEELRCLLGADSQTGQNVYKPHFFSRWNTYRLSDDDRAIDVQICPRCEKMRLVYDCPAEGCQVKDEATQECRACSLCILRCSECGRCINNTEYEETFCLELLCSDCFKQPLKLEDVQEGGEWLVPVKERSKCDR; from the exons ATGGCGTTGAATTTTTCGCATCGGCCTGTCTTTCCGGCACACATATCTGAGGATAATTTGGTAGCGCCGATGAGAATTGTTAATGGGTATTTAGTTGAGGGTGTTCCTGAGAAAAATGTGGAGAATTTTGCCCGGTCGGGGTTTGATTACGGTTATGGGGGAAAAAGAGTAGAGAATTGTGATTCGTCAGAGTCGGTATCGGGGGATATCGTTGACCTTCTCCCTGCTGATCCATTTGGCATGGATATAAGCACGACGATTACTGCTATTAGTGGTTGGCTTGAGGATTTGGGAGTTGATTATGGTGGATGTAGGAGAAATAACCATGTTGGTCCGAGTAATAATGAGGACTATGGTTTGTTTGCGGGTTTGAATTATATTTGGAATGATGCTATGAGGTTCCATCAATCATTCCCTAGTAGTCATCACGTTCGGTCTGATGACCTAAGTTgcgcggactcttcactttcgatGCCTCacccgtgtcggattctccaaaaatgcgcTACTTTTGGAGAATCTGACAAGCACCCatcgacatttttgaagagtcagAGCACTGTTGAACTGAATAGAGGTGATCAAGTTAATTGGTTTATTGGGGAGAGAGATATGAGGGACGCCTTGGCCCATGTTGGTCTTGGCTCAGCTTGCAATGTGGGGGACATTGCAGGTGTCAATAATAATGTAGGTTCAGGCAGTTTTTTACCCGAGACTATGGAAGCAGCGGCTTGTGCGACGTCTTGCTCTGTTGGTGAAGATGAAGGAGCCCCTCATGAGGCTTTATCTTTTGCTCTTGGTTACCTTGGAGTGAAGGATCTTTTGAATGTAGAAAGTGTTTGTAGGTCATTGCAGGTGACTGTCAAGAATGATCCTTTATTATGGAGGAGCATTCACATTGAAAGCCCATTGAATGAGATCAGTGACGATATCCTCTTGCAATTGACTAGCAGGGCTCAAGGTAACTTACAATGCTTGAGTTTGTTGGAGTGTTCCCGCATCACAGATGACGGTTTGAGGCGGGTACTTGACTCTAATCCACGTTTGACAAAG CTATTTGTTCCTGCATGTACAAGACTCAGTGTTGATGGCATTGTAAATATGTTGAAGTCTTATAACTGTCAAAGAGATATAATGGGTATAAAGCACCTGAGAATTGGCGGTCTTTATGGAATAACTCATGAACATGTTGAAGAACTCAGGTGCCTTCTAGGTGCAGATAGCCAGACGGGGCAAAATGTTTACAAACCCCATTTCTTTTCTCGATGGAATACTTACCGATTATCTGATGACGATCGGGCTATTGACGTTCAAATATGTCCTAGATGTGAAAAAATGAGGTTGGTCTATGATTGTCCTGCAGAGGGTTGCCAAGTGAAAGACGAAGCTACTCAAGAATGCAGGGCCTGCTCGCTTTGCATCTTACGGTGTAGCGAATGTGGGAGATGTATAAATAACACTGAATATGAGGAAACTTTTTGTTTGGAATTGCTTTGCTCTGATTGCTTTAAGCAGCCATTGAAGCTTGAAGACGTGCAGGAGGGAGGGGAGTGGCTGGTTCCTGTGAAGGAGAGATCAAAGTGTGATCGCTGA